In Vigna angularis cultivar LongXiaoDou No.4 chromosome 8, ASM1680809v1, whole genome shotgun sequence, one DNA window encodes the following:
- the LOC128193453 gene encoding extensin-1-like: MRSLFTFVTFTLLLVTCSLTLSVATSNDKNHDHDHDHDDDHDHDDDDDHDHDHDHDDDDDHHHHHRRPPPPPRRRPPPPPPKNPPKSPPPPPYIKSPPPPPPHIKSPPPPPPHIKSPPPPPPYIKSSPPPPPYYNSPPPPPPYYNSPPPPPPYYNSPPPPPPYYNSPPPPPPYYNSPPPPPPYYNSPPPPPPYSKSPPPPPPYYNSPPPPPPYYNSPPPPPPYYNSPPPPPPYYNSPPPPPPYYNSPPPPPPYYNSPPPPPPYNKSPPPPPPYYNSPPPPPPYYNSPPPPPPYYNSPPPPPPYYNSPPPPPPYNKSPPPLPPYYNSPPPPLPYSYYNSPPPPPPYNKSPPPPPPYNKSPPPPPPYNKSPPPPPPYYNSPPPPPPYYNSPPPPPPYNKSPPPPPPPPPHYPYPSPPPPFYPQKSPPPPYYYNPPPHHHHHP; this comes from the exons ATGAGGTCACTATTCACCTTTGTGACTTTCACTCTTCTCTTGGTGACATGCTCTCTCACCTTGTCAGTTGCAACTTCGAATGACAAGAATCACGATCACGATCATGATCACGACGATGATCACgatcatgatgacgatgatgatcACGATCACGATCACGATCATgacgatgatgatgatcatcatcaccatcaccgTCGTCCTCCTCCACCTCCACGTAGGCGACCACCTCCGCCACCTCCCAAGAATCCACCCAAGTCACCACCCCCTCCACCATACATTAAGTCACCCCcgcctccaccaccacacattaAGTCACCCccacctccaccaccacacattaAGTCACCCCCGCCTCCACCACCATACATTAAGTCATCCCCGCCTCCACCACCATACTATAACTCACCCCCTCCCCCGCCACCATACTATAACTCACCCCCTCCCCCGCCACCCTACTATAACTCACCCCCACCCCCGCCACCCTACTATAACTCACCCCCACCCCCGCCACCCTACTATAACTCACCCCCACCCCCGCCACCATACTACAACTCACCCCCACCCCCGCCACCATACTCTAAGTCACCCCCACCCCCACCACCCTATTATAACTCACCCCCGCCCCCGCCACCCTACTATAACTCACCCCCGCCCCCGCCACCCTACTATAACTCACCCCCACCCCCGCCACCCTACTATAACTCACCCCCACCCCCACCACCATACTATAACTCACCTCCACCCCCGCCACCCTACTATAACTCACCTCCACCTCCCCCACCATACAATAAGTCACCCCCACCCCCACCACCCTACTATAACTCACCCCCACCCCCGCCACCCTACTATAACTCACCCCCACCCCCACCACCATACTATAACTCACCTCCACCCCCGCCACCTTACTATAACTCACCTCCACCTCCCCCACCATACAATAAGTCACCCCCACCCCTACCACCCTACTATAACTCACCCCCACCCCCGCTACCCTACT CCTACTATAACTCACCCCCACCCCCGCCACCCTACAACAAGTCACCCCCACCCCCGCCACCCTACAACAAGTCACCCCCACCCCCGCCACCATACAACAAGTCACCCCCACCCCCGCCACCCTACTATAACTCACCTCCACCCCCGCCACCATACTATAACTCACCCCCACCCCCACCCCCATACAATAAGTCACCTCCACCCCCACCCCCACCCCCACCGCACTATCCGTACCCTTCTCCACCACCCCCGTTTTACCCTCAAAAGTCACCTCCACCTCCATACTATTATAATCCACCTCCCCATCATCATCACCACCCTTAG
- the LOC108344231 gene encoding uncharacterized protein LOC108344231 produces MAGLGRMMQGSYPIFDGKSFDEWNIKMNAIFGFQDVADLCVGLRVFHKISKAQTTKEIWKILLKMYGDGDKNKKVKLHTLRRQFECLAMEESDNMVDYFDKVCNRRDARLGKYGGRRAATFVGGSCHRVNERMQYQDQVLQVRSQFHGKGKGSKKFGKKKHKEDQEHQEKDFNDFENRKSHK; encoded by the exons ATGGCTGGACTAGGAAGAATGATGCAAGGGTCTTATCCAATCTTTGATGGAAAAAGTTTTGATGAATGGAATATCAAGATGAATGCCATTTTCGGCTTCCAAGATGTTGCAGATTTG TGTGTTGGACTGAGAGTGtttcacaaaatttcaaagGCACAAACAACAAAGGAGATATGgaaaattttgttgaaaatgtATGGAGATGgagacaaaaacaagaaagtaaagtTGCACACATTAAGGAGGCAGTTTGAATGTTTAGCTATGGAGGAGAGTGATAACATGGTTGATTATTTCGATAAGGT TTGCAATAGAAGAGACGCACGACTTGGAAAATATGGAGGTAGAAGAGCTGCAACATTTGTTGGAGGCTCATGCCATAGAGTGAATGAACGCATGCAATATCAAGATCAAGTATTGCAAGTCAGATCCCAGTTTCATGGAAAGGGAAAAGGGTCTAAGAAGTTTGGCAAAAAGAAGCACAAGGAGGATCAAGAACATCAAGAGAAGGACTTCAATGACTTTGAGAACCGAAAAAGTCACAAGTGA